A genomic segment from Pyrodictium occultum encodes:
- a CDS encoding DNA-binding protein has product MAAEENIIIIGKKPVIDYVLATIVLFNEGYDEVIIRGQGSNVSKAVDVYNALVHRLQDSVELVGVSIDSVERGRRLIPVIEIRVRRKIA; this is encoded by the coding sequence ATGGCGGCCGAGGAAAACATCATCATTATAGGTAAGAAGCCCGTCATCGACTATGTTCTTGCAACGATAGTGCTCTTCAACGAGGGTTATGACGAGGTAATCATAAGGGGTCAAGGCTCTAACGTCAGCAAGGCCGTGGATGTCTACAACGCTCTAGTACATAGGCTGCAAGATAGTGTAGAGCTAGTGGGGGTGAGCATAGACAGTGTCGAGCGCGGCAGAAGGCTGATCCCAGTAATAGAGATAAGGGTGCGCAGGAAGATAGCCTAG
- a CDS encoding DEAD/DEAH box helicase produces MPAKPVGVGAPGSLEMLQEKVRELIRKKGWERLTEIQEKAIKPILEGHNVVIVAPTGYGKTEAALLPVLSKMLEERAEPVAALYITPLRALINDIYERINWWASQLGFVVARKHGDVPHSERARRLRKVPHILVTTPESLEIDLDWASKFRSYYRNLRWVIIDEVHEIVSTKRGVQLAILLERFRRLAGDFQLIMISATIGEPSITGRAFIGSSRRPLSIVSIDRRKELEILVDYVDAPSTTFWRRAAEKLLSRMEPLTLVFVNSKHVAERLHSEIEKMGIEGVVVHHASVFGEERRRIERMAKEGKLKMIIATKTLELGIDIGSVKRVILFRPAGRVSSLIQRLGRSGHTIGGKMKGIIIASDELELLEAIAEARLTLEGKVEVPEIPAKPLDMAARAVLGMALSGMYTVDEAYEVLSNVYYFRGLSREEFDELVKYLIENKMIKIGEDCRISAGSQFYRIWRFDAGDSRFSWWVHNFSEFFTTMGEKTTYIVKTTDGKTVGELDSDYVIRMLRIGHVIRLAGRNWQVINIDEHSSKVIVTETQGETTAVPFWKGQGPQASRLVLSEIEKVIQEVHGGSLRLPKGLMLSDDARRALERLMSEIKKYYYPAPSRDTIIVERLPEEIVYVTLAPEKVLRTLAYLVMMEAYRNSSEVYAKVSHYGFGLPVNALDFDPLEFLSGMDREEFMQRVWEAASRSPFFVEVAHNIQLVFGVTRRLRKSDKLVYEEAVRQTLQEYFDPESAWALLEGLRKGRVKVKVNQSRSSIYARLVARETPERPWIGSVEELIAETLRGMAFTAEELAEALSLPESLIEVKLRDMRKPTSEYRVFSFIDVDTGEQRWALVEDAETVARSEEFSSSFNPPMKDSLYMLLIKNDTGSLIHAIVRLNDVIEKPEQVVKQIPFNEVYELKVVPLTGYYEGQPPKYQHVPRSIVPYLVLNAATLIQKMQMNNPIF; encoded by the coding sequence ATGCCAGCCAAGCCGGTGGGAGTAGGGGCTCCAGGCTCCCTGGAGATGCTCCAGGAGAAGGTTCGTGAACTCATCCGTAAGAAGGGTTGGGAGAGGCTGACAGAGATCCAAGAGAAGGCAATTAAGCCCATACTAGAGGGGCATAACGTAGTAATAGTGGCTCCCACAGGCTACGGGAAGACGGAGGCAGCACTGCTGCCAGTGCTCTCCAAGATGCTGGAGGAGAGAGCCGAGCCGGTAGCGGCTCTCTACATAACTCCTCTGCGCGCCCTCATAAACGATATCTATGAGAGGATTAACTGGTGGGCATCCCAGCTAGGCTTCGTAGTGGCCAGGAAACATGGTGATGTGCCGCACTCGGAGAGGGCTAGGAGGCTCCGCAAGGTTCCACATATTCTAGTGACTACACCCGAGAGCCTCGAGATAGACCTCGACTGGGCGTCAAAGTTCCGGAGCTACTACAGGAACCTCCGCTGGGTTATAATAGATGAGGTTCACGAGATCGTCTCAACGAAGAGGGGAGTACAGCTCGCTATCCTGCTTGAGAGGTTCCGCAGGCTCGCCGGCGACTTCCAGCTCATAATGATATCGGCTACGATAGGCGAGCCCAGCATCACTGGGAGGGCCTTCATAGGGAGCTCTAGGAGGCCTCTCTCCATCGTGAGCATTGACCGTAGGAAGGAGCTAGAAATACTGGTAGACTACGTCGATGCCCCCAGTACTACGTTCTGGCGCCGCGCTGCGGAGAAGCTACTGAGCCGCATGGAGCCGCTCACGCTTGTATTCGTCAACTCTAAGCATGTAGCGGAGCGTCTCCACAGTGAGATAGAAAAGATGGGCATTGAAGGCGTTGTAGTGCACCATGCATCCGTGTTTGGCGAGGAGAGGCGCCGCATAGAGAGAATGGCCAAGGAAGGAAAGCTCAAGATGATAATAGCTACCAAGACTCTAGAGCTAGGCATAGACATAGGATCAGTTAAGCGTGTAATCCTCTTCCGCCCCGCCGGCCGCGTCTCCTCCCTCATACAGAGGCTGGGCAGGAGCGGCCATACTATCGGCGGGAAGATGAAGGGTATAATAATAGCCAGCGATGAACTCGAACTGCTGGAGGCAATAGCTGAGGCCCGCCTAACTCTTGAGGGCAAGGTAGAGGTTCCAGAGATCCCAGCCAAGCCTCTCGACATGGCTGCGAGAGCTGTGCTGGGAATGGCCCTCTCCGGCATGTACACCGTGGACGAGGCCTACGAGGTACTCAGCAACGTCTACTACTTCCGCGGCTTGAGCCGCGAGGAGTTTGACGAGCTGGTTAAGTATCTTATAGAGAACAAGATGATAAAGATCGGGGAGGATTGTAGGATAAGCGCTGGCTCCCAATTCTACCGTATATGGAGGTTCGATGCAGGGGATAGCAGGTTTAGCTGGTGGGTGCACAACTTTTCCGAGTTCTTCACAACTATGGGGGAGAAGACAACCTATATTGTTAAGACCACGGATGGCAAGACTGTAGGCGAGCTGGACTCTGACTATGTTATAAGGATGCTGCGCATAGGCCACGTGATTAGACTCGCGGGGAGAAACTGGCAGGTGATAAACATAGACGAGCACTCAAGCAAGGTTATTGTGACAGAGACGCAGGGAGAAACTACTGCAGTACCCTTCTGGAAGGGCCAGGGCCCTCAAGCCTCAAGGCTTGTCCTCTCCGAGATCGAGAAGGTTATCCAGGAGGTGCATGGTGGCTCTCTCCGGCTACCCAAGGGGCTTATGCTGTCCGACGACGCTAGAAGGGCTCTCGAGAGACTCATGAGCGAGATCAAGAAGTATTATTACCCGGCGCCAAGCCGGGACACTATAATAGTTGAGAGGCTGCCCGAGGAGATAGTCTACGTGACCCTTGCCCCGGAGAAGGTGCTTCGTACGCTGGCCTACCTAGTTATGATGGAGGCTTACCGCAATAGCTCAGAGGTGTATGCTAAGGTATCTCACTACGGGTTTGGGCTCCCGGTAAATGCTCTCGACTTTGACCCGCTGGAGTTCCTTTCCGGAATGGACCGGGAGGAGTTCATGCAGAGGGTCTGGGAGGCTGCTAGCAGATCACCCTTCTTCGTAGAGGTTGCCCACAACATACAGCTGGTCTTTGGTGTCACGAGGAGGCTGCGTAAGAGCGACAAGCTGGTCTACGAGGAAGCTGTGAGGCAGACGCTGCAGGAGTACTTTGACCCAGAGTCTGCCTGGGCACTGCTCGAGGGGCTTCGCAAGGGCCGCGTGAAGGTGAAGGTGAACCAGAGCAGGAGCAGCATATACGCTAGGCTCGTCGCTAGGGAGACGCCGGAGCGCCCCTGGATAGGCAGCGTTGAGGAACTTATAGCCGAGACCCTCCGCGGCATGGCATTCACGGCGGAGGAGCTTGCAGAGGCGCTGAGCCTGCCGGAGAGCCTCATAGAGGTCAAGCTCCGTGACATGCGCAAGCCTACATCGGAGTACAGGGTGTTCAGCTTCATAGACGTCGATACGGGCGAGCAGAGATGGGCGCTCGTAGAGGACGCAGAGACAGTGGCGCGCTCGGAAGAGTTCTCCTCCTCCTTCAACCCGCCGATGAAGGATAGCCTCTACATGCTGCTGATAAAGAATGACACGGGAAGTCTGATACACGCCATAGTGAGACTGAACGATGTTATAGAGAAGCCGGAGCAAGTCGTGAAGCAGATACCCTTCAACGAGGTGTATGAGCTCAAAGTGGTGCCTCTCACAGGCTACTACGAGGGACAGCCACCCAAGTACCAGCATGTACCCAGGAGCATAGTACCCTACCTGGTGCTCAACGCGGCTACGCTGATACAAAAGATGCAGATGAATAACCCTATATTCTAG
- a CDS encoding HIT family protein codes for MGILYAPWRYIYIKSTVEKGSTECVFCTAPRRSDDESLILYRGSHSYIIMNLYPYNTGHVMVVPYRHVADITELAREELAEMTSLVQLSVKLLRRVLKPHGFNIGVNLGRVAGAGIDKHVHIHIVPRWNGDTNFMPVIAGVKVISQDVRETYKALKQALKEMLQEERASEDKPADH; via the coding sequence ATGGGGATACTCTATGCTCCCTGGCGCTACATCTACATAAAATCCACCGTCGAGAAGGGCTCTACTGAATGCGTATTCTGCACCGCACCCAGGAGGAGCGATGACGAATCCCTCATACTCTACCGGGGCAGCCACAGCTACATAATAATGAACCTCTACCCCTACAACACGGGCCACGTAATGGTGGTGCCATACCGGCATGTAGCCGATATAACCGAGCTTGCGAGAGAAGAGCTGGCGGAGATGACGAGCCTTGTACAGCTCTCGGTAAAGCTGCTAAGAAGAGTGTTAAAGCCCCATGGATTCAACATAGGCGTGAACCTGGGCCGCGTAGCAGGGGCAGGCATAGATAAGCACGTACATATCCACATAGTGCCCCGCTGGAACGGTGACACAAACTTCATGCCGGTCATCGCGGGGGTTAAGGTGATATCCCAGGACGTCCGGGAGACCTACAAGGCGTTAAAACAGGCTCTCAAAGAAATGCTCCAGGAGGAGAGGGCTAGCGAAGATAAGCCCGCAGACCATTAA
- a CDS encoding A24 family peptidase C-terminal domain-containing protein: MYTELAALLVLAVLSLHDIRARELPPRMVHASLALVAVLRVAEYMLHPPAPPAPLWLYAAVDAIMLAATAAVAALGLLGWGDVAALLIVAVASPLPSASSRIMPPLLPTLLYYVAMGAGAALTNFALNLIQSREELRKLPPRYRIAYALLARPVEARKLMERPGWWYPLNLCGRYSLRFNIYMNPEDVAEELKKALGKGCIKYRDRLWASYAFPGVPLITTAYALALVLGDKPLLAIACTSL, translated from the coding sequence TTGTACACGGAGCTTGCAGCACTGCTGGTCCTAGCAGTTCTATCGCTCCATGATATTAGGGCTAGAGAGCTGCCCCCGAGAATGGTCCACGCCTCCCTGGCCCTGGTGGCGGTGCTCCGCGTAGCTGAGTACATGCTCCACCCGCCAGCCCCTCCAGCGCCGCTATGGCTCTACGCCGCCGTAGACGCCATCATGCTAGCCGCTACCGCTGCTGTGGCCGCCCTAGGGCTCCTCGGATGGGGTGACGTGGCGGCCCTGCTAATAGTAGCGGTAGCATCCCCCCTCCCCTCCGCCAGCTCGAGAATAATGCCTCCGCTCCTACCGACCCTCCTATACTACGTGGCCATGGGTGCTGGGGCTGCGCTGACCAACTTTGCATTAAACCTCATCCAGAGCCGAGAGGAGCTGAGAAAGCTCCCGCCCCGCTACCGCATAGCCTACGCCCTTCTAGCCCGCCCGGTAGAGGCGAGAAAGCTCATGGAGCGGCCGGGCTGGTGGTACCCATTGAACCTATGTGGCCGCTACAGCCTCCGCTTCAATATATACATGAACCCCGAGGACGTGGCTGAGGAGCTGAAGAAAGCCCTAGGGAAGGGCTGCATAAAATATAGGGACCGGCTCTGGGCCTCCTACGCGTTCCCCGGAGTACCCCTGATCACCACCGCCTACGCTCTAGCCCTGGTGCTCGGCGACAAGCCCTTGCTAGCCATAGCATGCACTAGCCTCTAG
- the radA gene encoding DNA repair and recombination protein RadA yields MSRGEVKSITDLPGVGPATANKLIEAGYATLEAIAVATPQELSAAAGIPITTAQRIIKAAREALDIRFKSALEVKKERLQTRKITTGSRNLDDLLGGGIETRTLTEFFGEFGSGKTQICHQLAVNVQLPVDKGGLSTPDQVAKAVYIDTEGTFRWERIEAMSKRWGLDPDEVMSNILYIRAINSDHQMAIVDELFNVVPKDNIKLVIVDSVTSHFRAEYPGRENLAARQQKLNRHLHQLSRLAEIYNVAVIITNQVMAKPDVFYGDPTQAVGGHVLYHAPGIRVQLRKSRGNKRIARIVDAPHLPEGEAVFMITDYGIADPED; encoded by the coding sequence ATGAGCAGGGGAGAAGTGAAGTCGATAACAGACCTTCCGGGTGTGGGCCCCGCGACAGCGAACAAGCTGATAGAGGCAGGCTATGCTACCCTCGAGGCAATCGCTGTGGCCACGCCCCAGGAGCTGAGCGCAGCAGCCGGCATACCAATAACCACGGCCCAGCGGATAATAAAGGCGGCCCGCGAGGCCCTAGACATAAGGTTCAAGTCAGCGCTTGAGGTAAAGAAGGAGCGCCTCCAGACACGTAAGATAACCACCGGCAGCCGTAACCTCGACGACCTGCTCGGCGGCGGCATAGAGACTCGAACGCTAACCGAATTCTTCGGTGAATTCGGGAGCGGTAAGACACAGATATGCCACCAGCTCGCTGTGAACGTCCAGCTACCGGTAGACAAAGGTGGGCTAAGCACGCCGGACCAGGTAGCCAAGGCAGTGTATATAGATACGGAGGGTACCTTCCGCTGGGAGCGTATAGAAGCTATGTCCAAGAGGTGGGGCCTGGACCCGGATGAGGTGATGAGCAACATCCTCTACATTCGTGCCATAAACAGCGACCACCAGATGGCCATAGTGGACGAGCTATTCAACGTGGTGCCAAAGGATAACATCAAGCTAGTAATAGTCGACTCTGTAACGAGCCACTTTAGGGCGGAGTACCCGGGCCGCGAGAACCTGGCGGCGCGTCAGCAGAAGCTGAACCGCCACCTCCACCAGCTCTCAAGGCTGGCCGAGATATACAACGTGGCAGTCATTATAACAAACCAGGTTATGGCCAAGCCCGATGTGTTCTACGGAGACCCGACCCAGGCTGTAGGTGGCCACGTACTATACCACGCGCCTGGCATACGAGTACAGCTCCGGAAGAGCCGCGGGAACAAGAGAATAGCAAGGATAGTCGACGCCCCGCACCTGCCGGAGGGTGAGGCGGTATTCATGATAACCGACTACGGGATAGCAGATCCGGAGGACTAA
- a CDS encoding threonine--tRNA ligase, with product MRVILIHAKEFYYKARSKAIAEAEPPESAPQEASAENALVAFTTVEDIDTQGINEAVEKAAADIVNVAEKVKASTIVLYPYAHLSQKLAPPKAAIEAMRLLEDMVRSRASGKFRVIRAPFGWYKEFRIHCYGHPLSELSRTYTPKASKKPHVEKKYYVLTPEGDVYEPEEYLEKADEELRILIEKEALGKELGEVENPVNKLCAKFGFEWEPMSDYGHMRYEPHAALMIEAVSEYAWKLARGLGIPVLRIRGTNMFDLAARPVYEHAALFGDRLYELWADKKHLVMRYAACHQQFAMLKDYVLSYKDLPLGMFEVADSYRFEQSGEVTLCFRLRKFYMPDLHILTRDVEEAVKVSEKLQEVIHREAAKLGRKYYAVYNVTEDFWSQKRDLLLELVRRDGRPAVVALYPAGIYYWVVNVEYHIVDSVGRPREIATFQFDIGNAKRFGIKYVDENNQERYPVIIHTALIGSVERYIYMVFDTAVQMEQQGKRPYIPTWLAPIQVRLIPVDPKSEDQIALASKVADMLEHNLIRVDIDDRDISLGKRIRDAAREWIPYIGVIGDREVKTGTINVTIRRSNDRVALKPEELLDMVLKDIEDYPRVQSTLPRYVSKRPSLVYLERSLELEPGKG from the coding sequence ATGCGTGTAATACTGATACACGCCAAAGAATTCTACTACAAGGCTAGGAGCAAAGCCATAGCTGAGGCAGAGCCCCCCGAAAGCGCGCCCCAAGAGGCCTCGGCCGAAAATGCATTGGTCGCATTTACCACAGTCGAGGACATAGATACACAAGGCATAAACGAGGCCGTGGAGAAGGCCGCAGCGGATATAGTTAATGTGGCAGAGAAGGTAAAGGCATCAACCATAGTGCTGTACCCGTACGCCCATCTCTCCCAGAAGCTGGCGCCGCCAAAGGCCGCTATTGAGGCGATGAGGCTCCTAGAGGACATGGTGAGGAGCCGTGCAAGCGGGAAGTTCAGGGTGATCAGGGCGCCCTTCGGCTGGTATAAGGAGTTTAGGATACACTGCTATGGGCATCCACTCTCAGAGCTATCTAGGACATACACTCCAAAGGCTTCCAAGAAGCCCCATGTAGAGAAGAAGTATTATGTGCTCACGCCGGAAGGCGATGTATATGAGCCCGAAGAATACTTGGAGAAGGCTGATGAGGAGCTACGCATACTGATAGAGAAGGAGGCCCTAGGCAAAGAGCTGGGCGAGGTCGAGAACCCTGTAAACAAGCTCTGCGCCAAGTTCGGGTTCGAATGGGAGCCCATGTCCGACTACGGACATATGAGGTACGAGCCCCACGCGGCGCTCATGATAGAGGCTGTGTCGGAGTACGCGTGGAAGCTGGCAAGAGGCCTGGGTATCCCCGTGCTTCGAATACGTGGCACAAACATGTTCGACCTGGCCGCGAGGCCTGTCTACGAGCATGCCGCACTGTTCGGAGACAGGCTATACGAGCTATGGGCCGATAAGAAGCACCTAGTCATGCGCTACGCTGCATGCCACCAGCAGTTCGCTATGCTAAAAGACTATGTATTGAGCTACAAGGATCTCCCCCTAGGCATGTTCGAGGTAGCTGATAGCTACCGGTTCGAGCAGAGCGGCGAGGTTACACTCTGCTTCCGCCTCCGCAAATTCTACATGCCCGACCTACATATATTGACACGTGACGTCGAGGAGGCGGTCAAGGTCAGCGAGAAGCTGCAGGAAGTGATACACCGTGAGGCAGCCAAACTAGGCAGGAAGTACTACGCGGTATACAATGTGACCGAGGACTTCTGGAGCCAGAAGCGCGACCTCCTACTAGAGCTGGTAAGACGTGACGGGAGGCCCGCCGTAGTAGCACTATACCCCGCCGGCATATACTACTGGGTAGTGAACGTCGAGTACCATATAGTGGATAGCGTGGGCCGTCCACGGGAGATAGCAACGTTCCAGTTCGACATAGGCAATGCTAAGCGCTTCGGCATAAAGTATGTAGACGAGAACAACCAGGAGCGGTATCCTGTAATAATCCATACCGCCTTGATAGGCTCTGTAGAGAGATACATCTACATGGTGTTTGACACGGCAGTTCAGATGGAGCAACAAGGAAAGAGGCCATATATCCCCACCTGGCTGGCCCCTATACAAGTACGCCTAATACCCGTAGACCCCAAGTCCGAGGACCAGATAGCGCTCGCCAGCAAGGTAGCCGACATGCTAGAACATAACCTGATTAGGGTAGACATAGACGACCGCGATATCAGCCTCGGCAAGAGGATAAGAGACGCTGCGCGCGAGTGGATACCATACATAGGCGTCATAGGCGACAGGGAGGTGAAGACGGGCACTATAAACGTGACCATAAGACGTAGCAACGACCGAGTAGCTCTAAAGCCGGAGGAGCTGCTTGACATGGTTCTCAAAGATATTGAAGACTATCCAAGAGTACAGTCCACACTGCCACGTTATGTATCCAAGCGTCCGAGCCTAGTATACCTCGAGAGAAGCCTAGAGCTAGAGCCGGGCAAGGGCTAG
- the glmS gene encoding glutamine--fructose-6-phosphate transaminase (isomerizing) has protein sequence MCGIVGVVADPEVINNVTSMLIQGLKRLEYRGYDSAGFALVECSTGKLLVFKDRGRIDDVVKAYGISRYCSISGIAHTRWATHGEPSQANAHPHVDCRDEIAVVHNGIIRNFLELRRLLEEKGHRLRSETDTEVIAHLLEEYLKTSESMWDAFRKLVKVIDGAYAIAVLYAREPHRIYFARRVSPLIIGLGEGFNMVSSDIPSMLQYTRRFVALNDGEYGYIEPYHLYIEKNGSHVEWRHRIITATWSIEDAEKGGYPHYMLKEIMEQPRVLFETYTGLVSSREVEEAAKLIAEAGSVFVTGAGTSFHAGLVFAYYMSRIAGKPVIPFISSEYAVFKNIDHTGSVLIAISQSGETIDTLQALRGFRASGGRVVAVSNVVGSTIPRESDIAVYTRAGPEIGVAATKTFLTQVLTLSMIALATALYSGSLTKSEYREATERLKDAGRAASTGINRSIRQVELLASSLRNKTNIYVLGRGLGVPLSYEAALKIKEVSYLHAEAYPAGESKHGPIALVEKDFPVVFVATPPEAELLEKIQSNVMEMKSRGASTILVGTSSYLELEGVDFAIDVGSFDEILAPYALVPPLQLLAYRLAVVLGRDPDKPRNLAKTVTVE, from the coding sequence ATGTGCGGCATAGTGGGCGTTGTGGCCGATCCAGAAGTTATCAACAACGTAACAAGTATGCTTATACAGGGGCTGAAGAGGCTCGAGTACAGGGGCTATGATAGCGCCGGTTTTGCCCTGGTGGAATGCAGCACCGGGAAACTCCTCGTCTTCAAGGACAGGGGCAGGATAGACGACGTCGTCAAGGCCTATGGTATTAGCCGCTACTGCTCGATAAGCGGTATAGCTCATACGCGGTGGGCTACACACGGCGAGCCTAGCCAGGCTAACGCACACCCCCATGTAGACTGTAGAGACGAGATAGCTGTCGTGCATAATGGTATCATAAGGAACTTCCTCGAGCTACGACGCCTCCTTGAGGAGAAGGGGCATCGGCTCCGGAGCGAAACCGATACGGAGGTCATAGCGCATCTGCTAGAGGAGTACTTGAAGACCTCAGAATCCATGTGGGATGCCTTCCGAAAGCTCGTAAAGGTGATAGACGGCGCCTATGCTATAGCTGTGCTCTATGCTAGGGAGCCGCACCGCATCTACTTTGCTAGAAGGGTTAGTCCCCTCATCATAGGTCTCGGAGAAGGCTTCAACATGGTGTCAAGCGATATACCGTCAATGCTCCAGTACACGAGGAGGTTTGTAGCACTCAACGACGGCGAGTACGGGTACATAGAGCCCTACCACCTCTACATAGAAAAGAATGGCAGCCACGTCGAGTGGCGCCACCGGATAATAACAGCCACGTGGAGCATCGAAGACGCTGAGAAGGGAGGCTACCCACACTACATGCTTAAGGAAATAATGGAGCAGCCCCGGGTGCTCTTTGAGACCTATACCGGCCTCGTCTCAAGCCGCGAGGTAGAGGAGGCCGCCAAGCTCATAGCCGAGGCCGGGAGCGTGTTCGTCACGGGTGCTGGGACTAGCTTCCATGCAGGCCTAGTATTCGCCTACTACATGTCGAGGATAGCTGGAAAGCCTGTTATACCATTCATATCCAGCGAGTACGCCGTGTTTAAGAATATTGATCACACGGGCTCGGTGCTCATAGCGATAAGCCAGAGCGGTGAAACCATAGACACTCTCCAGGCTCTTAGAGGCTTCAGGGCTAGCGGTGGACGAGTAGTCGCTGTATCCAATGTGGTTGGGAGTACAATACCGAGGGAGTCGGATATTGCTGTCTATACTAGAGCCGGTCCAGAGATAGGCGTAGCGGCTACGAAGACTTTCCTTACGCAGGTGCTCACACTCTCCATGATAGCACTAGCCACAGCATTATACAGCGGGTCGCTCACGAAGAGCGAGTATAGAGAAGCCACAGAGAGGCTAAAGGATGCTGGACGCGCGGCCTCTACGGGGATTAACCGCAGTATAAGGCAGGTCGAGCTGCTCGCCTCCAGCTTGAGGAATAAGACTAACATCTACGTTCTCGGACGCGGCCTCGGCGTACCCTTATCCTATGAGGCGGCGCTCAAGATAAAGGAGGTCAGCTATTTACATGCAGAGGCGTACCCGGCGGGGGAGAGCAAGCATGGCCCAATAGCACTGGTTGAGAAGGACTTCCCGGTCGTCTTCGTAGCTACGCCGCCCGAGGCCGAGCTTCTCGAGAAGATACAGAGCAACGTCATGGAGATGAAGAGTAGAGGCGCCTCCACGATACTAGTTGGGACGTCGAGCTACCTAGAGTTGGAGGGAGTGGACTTCGCTATAGATGTCGGCAGCTTTGACGAGATACTAGCGCCGTACGCCCTGGTGCCGCCACTCCAGCTGCTAGCATATAGGCTTGCCGTGGTGCTGGGCCGGGACCCCGACAAGCCGCGCAACCTTGCAAAGACTGTTACGGTTGAATAG
- a CDS encoding ASCH domain-containing protein yields MRLKRSPPRHYSRSNYWGIIVKEHEERGKFLGRHLMVKGEFVKDILSGRKKATIRLGKVKLKYNELIVHGGGRPVAKVRVTGVRYKKVSELTDEDAVKDGFRSREELLEALRRMYGDFSEDDYVTIIEFEVVQDLSSLEPQDPYLGLEPADIARLGLRYLSNMLTEEERKILRDLTITNSIRSTAVRLYGGLEKRWRVRRVLRRVLSGLVKQGLIRVRSGLPPSEEKDRDRGRRHRNRR; encoded by the coding sequence GTGCGGCTAAAAAGGTCTCCTCCACGGCATTACTCCAGGAGCAACTACTGGGGGATCATAGTGAAGGAGCACGAGGAGCGGGGCAAGTTCCTCGGAAGACACTTGATGGTAAAGGGGGAGTTCGTTAAGGATATACTGTCTGGGAGGAAGAAGGCCACCATAAGGCTCGGCAAGGTGAAGCTCAAGTACAACGAGCTTATTGTACATGGGGGCGGTCGACCCGTAGCCAAGGTGAGGGTCACGGGGGTCCGTTACAAGAAGGTCTCAGAGCTAACCGACGAGGATGCTGTGAAGGACGGGTTTCGGAGCCGAGAGGAGCTATTAGAAGCTCTTCGACGCATGTACGGCGACTTTAGCGAAGACGACTACGTAACCATTATAGAGTTCGAGGTCGTCCAGGATCTTTCCTCCCTCGAGCCTCAGGACCCTTACCTGGGGCTCGAGCCGGCTGATATAGCGAGGCTAGGGCTGCGCTACCTCTCCAACATGCTCACCGAGGAGGAGCGCAAGATCTTAAGAGACTTGACGATCACCAACAGTATACGCTCCACCGCTGTAAGGCTCTATGGAGGATTGGAGAAACGATGGCGTGTTCGAAGGGTGCTCCGCCGCGTCCTATCGGGGCTTGTGAAGCAGGGGCTTATAAGGGTCAGGAGCGGGCTGCCACCCAGCGAGGAGAAGGATAGGGATAGAGGCAGGAGGCATAGAAACAGGAGGTGA
- the deoC gene encoding deoxyribose-phosphate aldolase, whose translation MGEGRGAFCSLAPGELAARIDHAVLKPWSGRSELERAVDELEELGLRCLILSPTLLREARGITSRCLGAVVGFPFGYHTIEAKIKEIEDTIAMGADEIDYVVNTQLYLIGRREEYLNEVKAAIEICRNAKVKCKVIIEAPALTPSQVEEVVRLVASLSPSFIKTSTGYGPRPTLPEDVALIDRVLRNMGKRNSVGIKAAGGIRSGLQAAAMITAGADIIGTSTPRQVLETYRAACTTS comes from the coding sequence ATGGGAGAGGGCAGGGGAGCGTTCTGCAGCCTAGCCCCGGGCGAGCTGGCCGCACGGATAGACCACGCAGTCCTCAAGCCGTGGAGCGGGAGGAGCGAGCTGGAAAGGGCTGTAGACGAGCTCGAGGAGCTGGGCCTACGCTGCCTCATACTCAGCCCTACACTGCTCCGCGAAGCCCGCGGCATAACCAGCAGGTGCCTCGGCGCAGTGGTTGGCTTCCCCTTCGGCTACCACACAATAGAGGCCAAGATAAAGGAGATCGAAGACACGATAGCTATGGGCGCAGATGAGATCGACTATGTTGTCAACACACAGCTCTACCTAATCGGCCGCAGAGAAGAGTACCTTAACGAGGTAAAAGCGGCTATAGAGATCTGCAGAAACGCTAAGGTAAAGTGCAAGGTCATAATAGAGGCGCCGGCACTTACGCCCAGCCAGGTAGAGGAAGTCGTAAGGCTGGTTGCCAGCCTAAGCCCCTCCTTCATAAAGACGAGCACCGGATACGGCCCCCGCCCCACCCTGCCGGAGGACGTCGCACTAATAGACCGGGTGTTGAGGAACATGGGGAAGAGGAACAGCGTAGGAATCAAGGCTGCAGGAGGGATAAGGAGCGGCCTCCAGGCAGCAGCCATGATAACAGCCGGCGCGGATATTATAGGCACTAGCACGCCGCGCCAGGTGCTGGAAACCTACCGCGCAGCTTGTACAACGTCCTAG